The sequence ATTTAAAAGAGAAATTAAAAAAGAGTTAAATTTTTAATCAGAATGACCATGAATAGCTTTTTTTACTCTGAATGTAATGTATTGAACTCCACCACGAACAACACGTTTAAATTCAGTCCAATTAAGATTTGCAAGAAATGTTTTAACAATATAAGTAAATGAAAAATAGTATTTACTCATTAAATTATCTCGAATTTTTTCAATTTCTTCATGACTTGCATAAGGATAATCTACAAGACAATTAAGATAACCATCATCATTTAACCATTTAGAATAATCTTCTGTAACTAAATAACCATTATCTTTAGCCCAAGTATAAAATTCAGTACCTGGGAATGGAACTGCTTGTTGGAAAAAACACATATCTGGATATACTTCTTTTGCAAATTCATAAGTTTCATTAATAGTTTCAAGATTATCTCCAGTTAAACCTATCATAAAACATCCAAATACTTTAATATCTAAATCACGTGCATTTTTTGCAAAATTACGTGATTGTTCTAAAGTAATTCCTTTTTTAGTTTTATTTAAAACCTCTTGATTTCCAGATTCATAACCACAAACAAGAAGTCTACAACCTGCATCTTTCATTGCTTTCATAGTTTCATAATCAAGATCTACACGAGTATTACAACTCCAAATAGGTTTAAGACCTCTTTTATTAATTTCATCACATACTTCAAGAACACGTTTCTTATTTACAGTAAATGTATCATCTTCAATAAAAATTTCTTTAATTTCAGGCATATCAGTTAGAATATATTCAATCTCATCAACAAGATCTTTAACTGAACGAAGACGATATAACCTTCCACCCATAGTTGATGGATAAGAACAGAAATTACACTTATTAGGACAACCTCTACTTGATACAATTTGTATCATAGGTTTTTGAGCAAATGCATATGCATAATCATTAGGATTTAAAAATTCTTGATAAACTTTAGATACCCATGGAAGTTTATCTAAATCTACAAGTGGTCTATCAATATTATGAATAATATTACCATTATTATCTCTGTAAGAGATTCCTTTAATATTTTTTAAATCATCAATACTAGGTTTACTACCATTTCCAGATTCTACAATTTCAGGAACTGTAAAATCATACTCCTGACGTACAATAATATCTATTCCATGACATTTATTTAATACTTCCTCAGGTAAGATTGTTGGATGAGTTCCACCACATATAATAGTAATTTCTGGAAATTTATCTTTAATTGAATTAATTGTATTATAATCATAAGAACATGTAGGTGTAGTAGTTTCACACATGATAAAATCAGGATTATATTGAGATATCACATTTAATGTATCATTTAAATCAAATTTTCTGGTAATACAATCAATTAATTCAACATCTATCCCTTTATTTTCACATACTCCAACACAGTAACTAAGCCAATACGGATAATATAAAGTACCAGATTTTGTTTTCTCAGGCCATCTACTAGCCCTACTAATATTAAATTTATATGGTAAATTTAAAAATAATACTTTCATAGATACACCTTATTAATTATTCTATATTATAAAAAGACAATAATATAAACTATTTAATTTAAAAATTTAAGCTTTAAATCCATTTTAAAACTATTTCATTTAAAATAATAATTTTTAAAAAATAATCAATTATTTTAAATTTATGCTAAATTTAAAAGATTTTAAGAAGTAAATTTTTAAATTAGAAATAAATTTAAATGACTTAACAAGTTATAAATAATATAAAATAATTTAAATAAAATTTAAATATTTATCAATAAAAACTTATGTTTTTCATACATATAAATTTATTATAATTTTTATAATAAAAAATTTATAAAAGATAAAAATCTTAAAAATTAAAAAATAATAAAATAGGAAAAAAATAATGGAGAAAAGATTAATAGATAAAAATCTTAAAAATTAAAAAATAATAAATGAGGAAAAAATAATGGAGAAAAGATTAATAGAAAAAAATGGAGATTATATTTCCCCACTTGGATTTGGAGCAATGAGACTTCCAATAGACAAAGAATATGAAAAATCCAAGGAATTATTAAGAGAAGGTATTGATAAAGGAATAAATTATATTGATACTGCTTTTTTCTATGGACTTGGAAAAAATGAAAAATTTATTGGAGAAGTATTAAAAGATGGATATAGAGATAAAGTTAAAATAGCTACAAAATTACCTGCATTTAGTATTAAAAAAAGAGAAGAAATGGATGAATACCTCAATAAAGAATTAAAATTATTAGATGTAAGTTATATTGATTACTATTATGTACATGGTATAAATCTAAAAAGCTTAAGAAGATTAGAAAATAAAGGTATCTTTGAATTTTTAGATAAAGCAAAAGCAGAAGGTAAAATAAAGAATGCATGTTTCTCATATCATGGAAAAGCATCTGAATTTAGAGAGATTTTAGATAAATACAATTGGGATGGAGTACTAGTTCAATTTAATTATTTTGATGAAAATATACAAGTAAGTTATGAAGATATTAAGTATGCGAAATCTAAAGGTTTAGGAATATTTATAATGGAACCACTAAAAGGAGGTTTACTTTCAAAATTACCTAAAGAAGCTGAAGAAATATTTAGAAAAGAAGATCCAAATCTTTCACCTGCAGACTGGGCATTTTCATGGTTATATAATATTCCAGAAATCACTTGTGTACTATCTGGTATGACAAATAGAAATGATCTTATAGAAAATATAAAGATTGCAGAAGCTATTAAAGAAAATTCATTAAGTGATAAAAAATTAAAAACAATAAATGAAGTTAAAAAACTTATGCAAGAAAAACTCCCAATAAACTGTTCTAGTTGTGGATACTGTATGCCTTGTAAATATGGAGTAAATATTCCAGAAGTTTTCCAAATATTAAATGAAGAAGATCTCTTTAATGAAAAACATATTAAAAACCAGGTAAAGTATATAATAATGACAAGTGGTATTCAAGGTGACCAATCAAATGCAGGATTATGTACTAATTGTAATAAATGTATACCCCTATGTACTCAAGGACTTAATATTCCTAAAGAGTTAGAAAAAGTTAAAAAGAAATATGAAAAACCAGGATACAATCAGATAGTATGGTTAATTAAACATATTGGATATCCAATTTTTAATAAATATCTAGAATTTAAACGATGAATATTTATATAAAATTTAATTCTAGTAAATATTATAGCTTTGTTAAAATCCATTAATTTTTAAATAACATTTTAAACTTAATTTTTAATTAAATTATTATAAAAAATAAGTTCAAAATCTTTAAAATTTAAATAATCTTTTTAATTTCCTCTAATTTTTTTAAAAAAAATTTCTTAAATTTAAGTATATATTATTATAAAAAATATGTTTTCAAAGAGATATTACATAAAAATTCAAAGTTTAATTTAGTATTTAGTTGATTATTAAATATACAATTTTAATAAATAAACTTTAAAAAATTACAAAAAATATATATTTTTATTAAACCAAATGATAATATAAATTTTGAGTTTGTAAATAAATATATTTAATATTACTAAAAAATTGAACTTAAAAATAAATTTACTAAAAGAAATATTTAAATTATTTATATTTTACTAAAAATTGAACTTAAAAATAATAAATTTACAAAGTCAAAATTTTACTAAATTAAAAGAGTGAAAAAAATGAATTGGATATTAATTATCATTTTAATAATTATTATCATTGTAATTCTTGGAATAATTGGAATTTACAATGGTCTTGTTAAATCAAGAAATAAAGTAGAAAACAGTTGGTCTCAAATTGAAGTTCAATTAAATAGACGTGCTGATTTAATTCCGAATCTTGTTGAAACTGTAAAAGCTTATGCAAGTCATGAAAAAAGAGTTTTTCAACAAGTTACAGAAGCAAGAGCAGGATTAATAAATGCACAAGGTGTTGAAGAAAATGCTAAAGCAAATAATATTTTAAGTGATAGTTTAAAATCACTTTTTGCTGTAGCAGAAAATTATCCTGAATTAAAAGCAAATGAAAATTTTATAAACTTACAAAATCAACTTAATGAAACAGAAAATAAAATTGCATATGCAAGACAATTTTATAATGATACTGTTATGATGTATAATAATAAATGTCAAACATTCCCAAGTAATATATTTGCAAATGCATTTAATTTCCATAAAGCAGACTTTTTTAAAGGAGCGGAAGGATCTAATGAAGTTCCTAAAGTAGAATTTTAAATTCTGCTTTTAACTTATTTTAATGAATAAAACTTTTTTTTAAAATAAAAATTATTTATTAAAAAATAATGGCATAATCATTAATAATTATTTATTAAAAAATCAATATAATAACTAACTAAATTATGTATTAAAAAAAATAAAAGGAATAAACAATAAGAATACATTTTTAAAATAAAATATTTAAGAAAAAAAAGGGATTTAAATGGATAAAAAGTTTATAGGAATACTTGTTGTATTTATTATACTTTTTGCTTCATTAGGACTAATTAGTGCTGAAGAAGATAATAATGCTTATCAAATGACTATGGGTATTGTTAATCTCACTATTGGTGAAAATGGACTTTTACATGTTAGCGAAACATACACTTATCAATTTGATGGAACATTTCATGGAGTATATAGAGATATTCCTATAAAAAATGGTCAATCAATAAATAATATTAAAATTAATACAACAAATGCATATTCTAACTATGAAGTACTAGATAAAGATAGTAATACAAAAAGAATCAAGATTTATCTTTATAAAAATAGTGCTAAGACAGAACCTATAGAAAATAGAGATGTTAATGTTACAGTAAGTTATGACTTTACTAATGCAATAAAAATATACAATGATACTGGAGAATTACAGTATCAAATTTGGGGAACACAATGGACTAAACCAATACATAATTTTACAGCAAATATTAATTATCCATCAAAAAATGGTGTTAAATATTGGATTAATCCATATAAATATTCTAAACTTCCAGGAAAATGGAATGGTTCAACTCTTACAATACATTCTAACTATTTAGATACAAATAGCTATTTAGAACTAAGAACAACTATCCCATTAAATGAATTTTCAAGTAATACACCATATGCAATTCATATTAACAAAGATGGGCTTAAAACTATAGAAAAAATTCAAAATGATTATGAAAATAAAAATAAAACAGAAGACAAAGCTTTTTCAATTATTAGTATAATTGAGATTATTTTAATTTTTGTACCATTTGGAATATACTATGCTTATGGTAGAGAACCTAAAATATCATATAATGGTATTTATGAAAGAGAACCTCCAACTAATGATTCACCAGCATTTGTAAATGGAGTATTTGTAAGTGGTATTAAAAAAGAGATAGGTAAAATAAATGATGATGCATTTAAAGCTACAATAATGGATCTTATTAATAAAGGATATTTAAGTATAGAAACTAATGAAAAAAACTTTTTAAAATCATTAAATATTAAGATAACAGATAAAGACCAAAGTGAACTTAAAGACTATGAGAAACAAGCAATAAATGTTATTTCTGTATTTGAAAATGATGGAGTTATTGATTTTAGTAATATTGCAAATTCCATGAGTAATGAAAAAAATTGGAACCTTTACAATAGTAAATATTCTACTTGGAAAAATGATTTTACAAATAAATACATATCTAAATCAATATTAAAACAATATTTCAATAATAATGGAGCATTGTTTATGAGAATAAGTGGTGTAATCAACCTTATTATTGGTATATTATTTACATTAATTAGTTTTACTTCAGATGGATTATCTAATGGACCATTCCTTATGAAAGTATCTATTATTTTAATAGTAGCTTCTATTATAACCTTACTCCTTCCACAAACTATTGGTGGACAATGGACATCTAAAGGGAAAGAAGAATATGAGAAATGGAAAAACTTTAAAAAGTATTTAACTGACTTTTCTCTTATTAAAGAATATCCTCCAGAATCTATTGCAATATGGAATAAATATCTTGTATATGCAACAGCACTTGGAGTAGCTAAAGAAGTACAAAAAGCTATGAAAAACATAGAATATTTAGATAATGAAAATATTGAAATGTATAATAATGATTTATTCTTATTTACATATTATGGTGGATTAAACATGCTTGATGATGCAATAATAGCTGGAAGATATAATCCTGACATAAATAATATAGGAGACCTTGGAGACTTCGGAGACATTGGTGGTGGATTCGGAGGTGGAGGTGGAGGAGCTTTTTAAAGCTCTAAAACTTCTATTTAATAAATAAAAATATTAATTCAAACTTTTCAATAAATAAAAAAAACTTAATTTAATTAATTTACTTCATACAATTCAATTTAATACAAAACAACCAAAAACCACAACTTTTTACTTCATACAATTCAATTTAATACAAAACAACCAAAAACCACAACTTTTTATTATTTTATATAAAAATACTAAATAAAGAAAAAAACCCCAAATTAATTCTTATTATTTTTATACAATAAATTAAAAATTTCATATTTTTAATAAAAAGAATTATAATAAATCTATTTTTAAAAATTACTTATTTAAAAAATAATTAGAACTATAAATATAAAATTTTTAATATTTATAAACTTATAATTTAATATAATAAAAATATATTTTAAGGGTAGGAATATGAAGAAAGATAATAGAAGTGCAATTAACCCATTTACTGGAAAAGCAGCATTAGACATAATAAATGATGATAAATTCTTAGAAGAATGTTATAAGGAATATAATCAAATTATTAATCAAAATGAAATAATTGACAATACACCTTATGGTCAAGTTCTAAAAAGAGTGTCTAACAACCTAATTAACTCTGTAACTAATTACTTAGCAAAAATAGGTAGATTAGATTATATTGAAAATTACTATGACTGGGAATTTCATTTAATATCAAGTGATACAGTAAATGCATTTTGTATGCCTGGTGGAAAAATAGCCATGTATTCTGGAATGTTTAGTATTGCAAGTACAGAAGAAGAAATAGCTTTCATTATAGGACATGAAATGTCACATGCATTACTCGACCATAGTAGAACCCAAATGAGTAAAGAAAAAAGAAAAAATAGTATAACATCAGCAGCAAGACTTAGTGGAATTGGATTAGCACTTTTAGGTCAAGAAGCATTAGGTTATGGATTAATAGAATTATCAAATGCAGCAGATATAGGATATAATTCACTTATATTAATGCCTTTTGGAAGAGAACAGGAATTAGAAGCAGATCGTTTAGGAATGGCAATAATATACTGGGCAGGATATAATATAGAAAATATACCTGATTTTTGGGAGAGAATGTATGAAAATAACCCAAATGAAATTGATTTTTTATCTACACATCCATCAGATGATAAAAGAATAGCTAAAATGAGGGAATTAATAATAGAAACAGAAAATGAAACTGATTTTTATAGTAAACCTATTATTAGAGAAAGTACTGTAAAAATTGATCCTAAAAAGATAAAATTAAATAAAGAAACACATATTATAAAAAGAAATAGATGTAGAAAATGTGGAAATATCTGTAAAGAAAATGATAAATTTTGCAATAATTGTGGAAGTAAATTAGAAACAGAATATTTATGTTCAAATTGTTATTCAAAAGTAGAAAAAGAAGACAAATTCTGCAATAATTGTGGTAAAGAATTTAAAGGTAAAAATAACTTCTGTATAAACTGTGGAAAACCTATACAGAAAGATGATAAATTCTGTATGAATTGTGGATTTAAATTAAAATAGATATTTTAAAAAAATAAAAACTTAAACAAAAAATA is a genomic window of Methanobrevibacter wolinii SH containing:
- a CDS encoding B12-binding domain-containing radical SAM protein; its protein translation is MKVLFLNLPYKFNISRASRWPEKTKSGTLYYPYWLSYCVGVCENKGIDVELIDCITRKFDLNDTLNVISQYNPDFIMCETTTPTCSYDYNTINSIKDKFPEITIICGGTHPTILPEEVLNKCHGIDIIVRQEYDFTVPEIVESGNGSKPSIDDLKNIKGISYRDNNGNIIHNIDRPLVDLDKLPWVSKVYQEFLNPNDYAYAFAQKPMIQIVSSRGCPNKCNFCSYPSTMGGRLYRLRSVKDLVDEIEYILTDMPEIKEIFIEDDTFTVNKKRVLEVCDEINKRGLKPIWSCNTRVDLDYETMKAMKDAGCRLLVCGYESGNQEVLNKTKKGITLEQSRNFAKNARDLDIKVFGCFMIGLTGDNLETINETYEFAKEVYPDMCFFQQAVPFPGTEFYTWAKDNGYLVTEDYSKWLNDDGYLNCLVDYPYASHEEIEKIRDNLMSKYYFSFTYIVKTFLANLNWTEFKRVVRGGVQYITFRVKKAIHGHSD
- a CDS encoding aldo/keto reductase; protein product: MEKRLIEKNGDYISPLGFGAMRLPIDKEYEKSKELLREGIDKGINYIDTAFFYGLGKNEKFIGEVLKDGYRDKVKIATKLPAFSIKKREEMDEYLNKELKLLDVSYIDYYYVHGINLKSLRRLENKGIFEFLDKAKAEGKIKNACFSYHGKASEFREILDKYNWDGVLVQFNYFDENIQVSYEDIKYAKSKGLGIFIMEPLKGGLLSKLPKEAEEIFRKEDPNLSPADWAFSWLYNIPEITCVLSGMTNRNDLIENIKIAEAIKENSLSDKKLKTINEVKKLMQEKLPINCSSCGYCMPCKYGVNIPEVFQILNEEDLFNEKHIKNQVKYIIMTSGIQGDQSNAGLCTNCNKCIPLCTQGLNIPKELEKVKKKYEKPGYNQIVWLIKHIGYPIFNKYLEFKR
- a CDS encoding LemA family protein, which gives rise to MNWILIIILIIIIIVILGIIGIYNGLVKSRNKVENSWSQIEVQLNRRADLIPNLVETVKAYASHEKRVFQQVTEARAGLINAQGVEENAKANNILSDSLKSLFAVAENYPELKANENFINLQNQLNETENKIAYARQFYNDTVMMYNNKCQTFPSNIFANAFNFHKADFFKGAEGSNEVPKVEF
- a CDS encoding DUF2207 domain-containing protein, which gives rise to MDKKFIGILVVFIILFASLGLISAEEDNNAYQMTMGIVNLTIGENGLLHVSETYTYQFDGTFHGVYRDIPIKNGQSINNIKINTTNAYSNYEVLDKDSNTKRIKIYLYKNSAKTEPIENRDVNVTVSYDFTNAIKIYNDTGELQYQIWGTQWTKPIHNFTANINYPSKNGVKYWINPYKYSKLPGKWNGSTLTIHSNYLDTNSYLELRTTIPLNEFSSNTPYAIHINKDGLKTIEKIQNDYENKNKTEDKAFSIISIIEIILIFVPFGIYYAYGREPKISYNGIYEREPPTNDSPAFVNGVFVSGIKKEIGKINDDAFKATIMDLINKGYLSIETNEKNFLKSLNIKITDKDQSELKDYEKQAINVISVFENDGVIDFSNIANSMSNEKNWNLYNSKYSTWKNDFTNKYISKSILKQYFNNNGALFMRISGVINLIIGILFTLISFTSDGLSNGPFLMKVSIILIVASIITLLLPQTIGGQWTSKGKEEYEKWKNFKKYLTDFSLIKEYPPESIAIWNKYLVYATALGVAKEVQKAMKNIEYLDNENIEMYNNDLFLFTYYGGLNMLDDAIIAGRYNPDINNIGDLGDFGDIGGGFGGGGGGAF
- a CDS encoding M48 family metallopeptidase; this encodes MKKDNRSAINPFTGKAALDIINDDKFLEECYKEYNQIINQNEIIDNTPYGQVLKRVSNNLINSVTNYLAKIGRLDYIENYYDWEFHLISSDTVNAFCMPGGKIAMYSGMFSIASTEEEIAFIIGHEMSHALLDHSRTQMSKEKRKNSITSAARLSGIGLALLGQEALGYGLIELSNAADIGYNSLILMPFGREQELEADRLGMAIIYWAGYNIENIPDFWERMYENNPNEIDFLSTHPSDDKRIAKMRELIIETENETDFYSKPIIRESTVKIDPKKIKLNKETHIIKRNRCRKCGNICKENDKFCNNCGSKLETEYLCSNCYSKVEKEDKFCNNCGKEFKGKNNFCINCGKPIQKDDKFCMNCGFKLK